From one Magnolia sinica isolate HGM2019 chromosome 18, MsV1, whole genome shotgun sequence genomic stretch:
- the LOC131233065 gene encoding magnesium protoporphyrin IX methyltransferase, chloroplastic: MAFSTLLSSTPPIWLHNSRNPKCSPNPPLPKSKFIPRTKTLALPEASAAAAAAAATGVPFDGTAIAVLGGGSIAALAAVISLSDPEKRRQLQAEEVGGGDKEVVKDYFNNSGFQRWKKIYGDTDDVNKVQLDIRIGHAKTVENALMMLTEEGPLRGVTICDAGCGTGSLSIPLAREGAVVSASDISAAMVAEAERQAAEELKDISATMPKFEVRDLESLDGKYDTVVCLDVLIHYPQNKADGMIAHLASLAEKRLILSFAPKTFYFDLLKRIGELFPGPSKATRAYLHSEADVERALEKVGWRIRKRGFITTQFYFAKLVEAVPASASV; this comes from the coding sequence ATGGCGTTCTCGACTCTCTTATCCTCTACTCCTCCCATCTGGTTACACAACAGCAGAAATCCCAAATGCTCCCCAAACCCTCCTCTTCCCAAATCCAAATTCATTCCCAGAACCAAAACCCTAGCTCTTCCAGAAGCTTCCGCCGCTGCAGCTGCCGCTGCCGCCACCGGTGTCCCCTTCGACGGCACCGCCATTGCGGTTCTCGGCGGCGGTTCCATTGCCGCCCTGGCCGCCGTCATCTCCCTCTCGGACCCCGAGAAGCGCCGGCAGCTTCAAGCTGAGGAGGTCGGCGGTGGAGACAAGGAGGTCGTGAAGGACTACTTCAACAACTCCGGATTCCAGCGCTGGAAGAAGATCTACGGCGACACTGACGATGTCAACAAGGTCCAGCTCGACATTCGCATCGGCCACGCAAAGACCGTCGAGAACGCCCTCATGATGCTCACGGAGGAGGGCCCACTCCGTGGCGTCACCATCTGCGACGCCGGCTGCGGCACCGGCTCCCTCTCCATTCCCCTCGCTCGAGAAGGCGCTGTCGTTTCCGCCAGCGACATCTCCGCCGCGATGGTGGCTGAGGCCGAGCGGCAGGCAGCAGAAGAGCTGAAAGACATAAGTGCGACGATGCCGAAATTCGAAGTGAGGGATCTCGAGAGCTTGGATGGGAAGTACGACACTGTTGTGTGTTTGGATGTGCTGATACATTATCCTCAGAACAAGGCAGACGGGATGATTGCGCATTTGGCCTCATTGGCGGAGAAGAGACTGATATTGAGCTTTGCTCCCAAGACGTTCTATTTCGATCTCTTGAAGAGGATTGGGGAGCTGTTCCCAGGGCCATCAAAGGCAACTAGGGCTTACTTGCATTCCGAAGCGGATGTAGAGAGAGCACTGGAGAAGGTGGGTTGGAGGATAAGGAAGAGAGGGTTTATAACGACACAATTCTACTTTGCTAAGTTGGTGGAAGCCGTCCCTGCTTCTGCTTCTGTCTAA